The genomic interval AAACGAAGGTTTTTTTATTTCAGGCTTTTTAGTTTTACAAGAAATTAAAATAAAAAAAACTCACTATTAAAAGTGAGTTTGGATTTTTGACTATTAAACTCTTAAAAACAATTTGTTGGTACATCAAAACAAGTTTTACTACCGTCAGGTCGATTGAAACAATTCTGTTTTGTTTCACAAGTATTTTCTTCTGGAGTACAAGATGAAATAATCACTAAGAACACTACTAATATTAAATATTTAATTTTCATATTATATTTTTTTAAGTTAATACCTCAAATATTTTACATTGAAATTGATAAGGTAAATGTAATTAGTTTTTTATTTTTTCAAAAACAAAATCAATTTTAAAATCTGGATTAGCAACTTCTGCTTTTAATTGTTTCTTTTCTAACCAATAGGTTATCTTTTTCGGAAATTCATTTTTTGGATTTTCAGCAATAAAAGAAGAATCAGTTTGTTGAGTAAATTTAAATAGAGTTGGAGATTCATTTACACCTTCAACTTTTAAAAATATGGTGTCTTTTAAATTAATGATACTCAGAATTTCTTTAAAAGTAGTGTCTTTTTCTTTTATAGTAATTCCTGAACCTGTAAAATTTTTATGCCAAGTTTCAAAGGTTGTACTTCCTTCTTTTCCATTAATTCGTATCCAATCACCAATTAAAAACGAAGGTTTTTTTATTTCAGGCTTTTTAGTTTTACAAGAAATTAATAGAAAAAAGGAGAAAATTATTAAGAGTGTGTTTTTCATAAATCGTTTATATAGTTATGCTGAATTAATTCTTTTTTAGATTTAATTAATCTACTCCAACCATCTTTTAATAAGTAAAGGTCATCCGAAACTTCTAAAATCTCTTTATATAAATGATCGGTAATTATAATTATTTTATGTTTCTTTTCTATATCTAAAATTTCTTTAATTTTATTAATATACAAGGGTGAAAGATGTGAAAAAGGTTCATCTAACATAACAATCTTAGCTTTAGATCTAAGAATTATATAAGTTTCAATTAATCTTCTTTCTCCACCAGAAAATTGATAAATAGCATTGTTTATTTGTGCTTTAAAACTCGGGAAATCAATTAAGAAATTTTCTAATGAAGTATTAAATAAAGCAAACCCTTTTTTTAGTGATAATGTTTTTTTTAAAATATGAAACTGTGGCAAAAACTTAATAATCCCTTTTTTATATAATGGTTTTAAAATAGGGGTGTTATTAATACGTGTTAGTTTATTTTTAGGTGTTAATTCACCAAAAATAATTCTTAATAAAGATGTTTTTCCGCATCCATTACTGCCTAGTACTCCTGTAACTTTACCTTCCTCAGCTTTAAAATAAATAGCTTTTAGAATTTCTATTTTTCCGAAATTTAATTCAATGTTATCAATTTCTAAAACATCCATTTAATATACATATTTACAATTGTTAAAATGATTATGTTTAGAAAAAAGGTAAAAGAATAAAGCTTAATTTGAGTAAGTCCTAAATTAAAATAGAGGTACAGATTTTTATTTTTTGGGTCGTTAATATATCGTTGATATAGCCAAAGCAATAATGTAGTAGAAATTAATATAAAAAAAGCTAAGGGCATCGCTTTAAACTTTAGTAAGGTAAAAAGGGCTAACCCCAAAGGAGGAAAAAACATGTTCTTATAAAAAAGAAAATAAAGTTTAAGCGTTTTCATAGAATTTGTTGCCTTTAAAATCAAATATACATCAAATCAATTATAAAAACTTTCCGATAAAAATTGTAAATTCGCATTCCAAGAAATGAATTCCCAATGTTAGATAAAATAAAAATTGTAAAGCAACGTTTTGATGAGGTTTCGGATTTAATTATCCAGCCAGATATTATTACAAATCAAAAACGTTACGTACAATTAAATAAAGAATATAAAGATTTAGGTAAGGTTGTAGAAAGAGGTAATGAGTATGAAACGTTACTAAATAATATTGCTGAAGCTAAAGAAATTATTTCTGACGGTTCTGACGCAGAAATGGTAGAAATGGCTAAGATGGAAATGGATGAAGCTAATGCTAGAATTCCAGTTTTAGAAGACGAAATTAAATTCTTGTTAATTCCTAAAGACCCAGAAGATTCTAAAAATGCAGTTGTAGAATTACGTGCCGGAACTGGAGGTGATGAGGCTAGTATTTTTGCTGGAGATTTGTTTAGAATGTATACTAAATATTGTGAAGGTAGAGGTTGGAAAGTTTCTACTGTAGATTATTCTGAAGGAACAAATGGGGGATTTAAAGAAATTCAGTTTGAAGTTACTGGTGATGATGTGTATGGAACGTTAAAATTTGAAGCGGGTGTTCACCGCGTACAACGTGTACCACAAACTGAAACACAAGGTAGAGTGCATACTTCTGCAGCAACTTGTATGGTTTTTCCAGAAGCAGAAGAGTTTGATGTAGAAATTAATCCAAAAGAGGTGAGAATCGATTTTTTCTGTTCATCAGGTCCAGGAGGTCAGTCTGTAAATACAACTTATTCTGCGGTGCGTTTAACACATATTCCAACAGGTTTGGTAGCACAATGTCAAGATCAAAAAAGTCAACATAAAAATAAAGAGAAAGCATTTAAAGTATTACGTTCTCGTTTATATGATTTAGAATTGGCGAAAAAGCAAGCAGAAGATGCTGCAAAAAGAGGTACTATGGTTACTTCTGGAGATAGATCAGCAAAAATTAGAACGTATAATTATCCACAAGGAAGAGTTACTGATCATAGAATTGGCTTAACTTTATATGATTTAGCTAATATTGTAAATGGTGATGTTCAGAAAATTATAGACGAACTAATGTTGGCAGAAAACACGTCAAAATTAAAAGAACTTAGTGACGGTTTTTAATTGTCATATTCCTGTGAAAGCAGGAATCTTATAAAATTAAAACCTTAATTATTTCTGATACCAATTTCTTAAACGGACTTCAATATTTTTATTTTTAGAATTTACTAATTCTTTAAATTTAGAGGTATCGCTAATCATTCCTTTTCCTCTATAATGATACGGATATACAATCTTTGGATTAAAATCTAACACGCCATCCGCAGCTTCATTTATGTCCATTGTGTAGGGTAAATTCATACAAACAAATGCAATATCAATATTTTGTAACATTCTCATTTCCTGAATTGCAGCGGTATCACCAGAGATATAAAGATCAAAGTCTCTGATAGAAACTACATACCCATTTCCTCGACCTTTTGTATGTTTTTTAGCATTTTCTGCTTCGGGACGATTATACATCGCAATAGCATTAATATAAAAGCCTAATCTGTGAACAGCTTGATCGTTTTTTAAAACAACAGTATTTGATTTATAAGGTTCAGGTAATTTTTCTGCTACTACATTCGGAGCAATAATAATCGCTTTTTTAGGAGATAATTCTTCAATGGTTTTTAGATTGAAATGATCTCCATGAATATCTGTGATTAAAATAATATCAGGACTTTTTAATCCAGTATAAGCAACTTTTCCACCTGTAGGATCAACATAAATAGTTTTGTTGTTGTAAGATAAAACTAAACTACCGTGTTTAATAGGTTGAATTTTAAGGCTACCATAACCAGTATTTATAATGTCTGATGGTGGTAACGTATTTTGTGAATTGGTAATACTAAAACTTAAAAAAGCTATACATGTAAAAAGTAACTTCATAATGGAATAAAATTTATAATAGTAATATTACAAATTTTATTCCAAAAAGTATTTTATTGACCAAATAAATGCAATTCAGTAAATTCTTTATCTATTGTGATGGTTTGATGTCCGTTAACCTTTAAATTATCTAAACTAATAGCAACATTATCTATTTGAACAGATGTAATTGTAAACGGTAAACTATGTAATACAATTTTGAATTTAGAATACTCTGCATCAAATTTACCTTGTTTATGTTGCTGTAAGATAAACTCGTTTGCTTTTCCAGTTACTTTAAAAGTACGTAAACTATAACGTCCTTTTTTATAATCGTATCCATCATGTGCATCATCATATAATTGAGAACGTTCTTTACCATCTTTATAATAAACATCTAAAGTAATTTCGTCAAATTTCTTTTCGCCAACATATTGTTGAACAGGATATTTAGGAATAACAGCACCTTCTTTAATAAATATAGGCATACTATCTAAATCTGCATCTACCCAAATTTCTTTTCTTCCTTCTACAACTTCATCCGTCCAGAAATTAAACCATTTTCCTCGAGGAATATACATTCTTCTTCCTTTAGCATTTGGCTCTTGAATTGGGCAAACTAAAATTTTATCACCATATACAAATTCATCACTTCTATAATGTGTTGCTGTATCTTCTTGATCAAATAAAACCAGAGATTTTAAAATTGGTGTACCGTTATTAATATGATTCCAAAAAGCAGTATATAAATATGGTAAAAGCTGATATCTTAACTCGACAAACTTTCTAACAATATCTGTAATTTCATCTCCAAAAACCCAAGGTTCTTGATCTCCATGATCTCCAGAAGAATGAACTCTACAAAACGCGTGAAAGATTCCTAATTGAATCCATCTTGCAAATAATTCTCCTTGTGGTTGTTCTGCAAATCCTCCAATATCAGATCCTGCAAAAGAGAAACCAGACATTGCCATTCTTTGCGCTTGATTGTTGGCAATTGCTAAATGTTCCCAAGTTGCAACATTATCGCCCATCCAAGTTGATGTATAACGTTGTGTACCAGAATAAGCAGCTCTAGTTATTACAAAAGGACGTTTTGGATATGCGTATTTTTTTAAACCATGATAGGTTGCACGCGCCATTTGCATTCCATAAACATTGTGTGCTTTTCTATGAGAACATCGGTTTCCATCATAATCATGACGTACATCATTTGGAAAAGATTTGTTAGGAACGTCCATTACAGCTGGCTCATTCATATCATTCCAAACACCTTTTACACCAATATCTTCAATGAGTTCTTTAAATAAACCAGACCACCATTCTCTAACTTCTGGTTTGGTGTAATCAGGAAAATAACATTCTCCAGGCCAAACTTTCCCTTTCATATAAGGACCATCTGCACGTTTACAGAAATAATCTTTATCCAATGCTTCTTTAAAAACATCGTATTCTAAATCTATTTTGATTCCTGGATCTATAATAACAACGGTTTTAAAGCCATCATCTTCTAATTCTTTTACCATCCTTTTAGGATCTGGAAAGTAGTTTTTATCCCAAGTAAAACATCTAAAACCATCCATATAATCGATGTCTAAATAAATTGCATCACATGGTATTTTTAAATCTCTAAAGGTTTTAGTTATTTCTTTTACATTACTTTCTGGATAATAGCTCCATTTACATTGATGAAATCCTAATGCCCATAAAGGAGGCATTGCATGTGGTTTACCTGTTAAGTCTGTATAATTTGCAACAACATCACCCATTTCTGGGCCATAGATAAAATAGTAATTCATTTCACCACCTTGTGCCCAAAAACTAGTTATATTTCTTCTTTCTTGTGCAAAATCGAAAAAAGTTTTAAAGGTGTTATCAAAGAAAATACCATAGGCTTTATTATTATGAATTGAGGTGTAAAAAGGAATTGCTTTATAAATAGGATCTGTGTCTTTACCAAAAGCATAAGAATCTGTAACCCAATTCTGGAAACGTTTTCCTTTTAAGTTTACATCAACAGGTTTATCACCTAAACCATAAAAGCTTTCAGATTTCTGACAAATCTTACTCATTTTTACGATATCGCCACCATATTCATAACTTTCTTCCCAGTGAAAACCAATTTCATCTTGGTTGATGAGTTTTAAATCTTTTGCATCGTAAATACTAACTTGTAAACTGTCTTTTTCTACTTTACAGATCAATTTTGATGTTGTGATGATATAATGAGTTTCGTCTTCAGAAACTTCTAAATGATTATATCCTCTACTAGCATATTTTGTAATTCCGTAAGAAAAATCATTTTCAAATTTTCCAGTGGTAGAATATCTAAAACGCAAAACACTATCTCTAACAACAGTAAGTTGTAAAACAACGCCGTTTTTTGTTGTGAAATGAAGGGTATCTACATCTTTTTTGTAGTTTGTTATATTGGATGGAAATAAATTTCCTTTTTGCTCAAGTTCTGTATTAACAATCATTATATCTTATTGATTTTAACTGATACAAAAAAACGCAAAAATCCTAGATTTTAAAAGGAATTACAGTCTTATATCTACGATAACGTTTTAGTAATCTGTAGTTTAATATTTTAGTGCAATCATGGCTAATGGTGGCAGATTTAATTCAATCGAATTTTCTCTAGCATTCCACTTTTTAGCTTCTGATTTTAATTTCTTGTTTGTGTAATTTCCAGTACCATTAAATGATGCATCATCACTATTAAAAACTTCTTTCAACGTTCCAGATTTTGGCAATCCTATTCTATAATTTTCTCTAGGAATAGGAGTGAGGTTACAGATAATAATTACTGAATCTTTTTCTGTTTTTCCTTTTCTGATGTAGGAAATAACTGAATTTTCATGATCTCCATGATCTATCCATTCAAAACCTTCGTAAGAGAATTGTTTTTGATGAAAAGCTTTCTCTTTTTTGTAAAAAGTATTTAATGCTTTTACTAAATTCTGTGCTCCTTTATGCACATCATATTCTAATAAATGCCAATCTAAACTTTGTTGAAAATTCCATTCAGCAACTTGCCCAAATTCAGAACCTTGAAACAATAATTTTGCTCCAGGATGCGTAAACATAAAGCTATATAACAAACGTAAATTTGCAAAACGTTGCCATTCATCACCAGGCATTTTATCTAAAATAGATTTCTTTCCGTACACCACTTCATCATGAGAAAGTGGTAGCATAAAGTTTTCTGTAAAAGCGTAATTTAAACTGAATGTTAATTCGTTTTGATGGTGTTTTCTATAGATTGGTTCTTTAGCAAAATAGTCTAAGGAATCGTGCATCCAGCCCATCATCCATTTCATCCCAAAACCTAATCCATCAGAAAAAACTGGACTAGAAACTTTTGGAAAAGAAGTTGATTCTTCTGCTATAGTTTGCACATCAGGAAAGTTTTCATAGACAGCAACATTCATTTCTTTGATAAACGAAATTGCGTCTAAATTTTCTCTTCCTCCATATTGATTTGGTTCCCATTCGCCATCTTCTCTAGAATAATCTAAAAATAACATAGAGGCTACAGCATCTACACGTAAACCATCAGCATGGTATTGATCTAACCAAAAAAGTGCATTACTAATTAAGAATGATTTTACT from Lutibacter sp. Hel_I_33_5 carries:
- a CDS encoding DUF6265 family protein, whose product is MKNTLLIIFSFFLLISCKTKKPEIKKPSFLIGDWIRINGKEGSTTFETWHKNFTGSGITIKEKDTTFKEILSIINLKDTIFLKVEGVNESPTLFKFTQQTDSSFIAENPKNEFPKKITYWLEKKQLKAEVANPDFKIDFVFEKIKN
- a CDS encoding ATP-binding cassette domain-containing protein; the encoded protein is MDVLEIDNIELNFGKIEILKAIYFKAEEGKVTGVLGSNGCGKTSLLRIIFGELTPKNKLTRINNTPILKPLYKKGIIKFLPQFHILKKTLSLKKGFALFNTSLENFLIDFPSFKAQINNAIYQFSGGERRLIETYIILRSKAKIVMLDEPFSHLSPLYINKIKEILDIEKKHKIIIITDHLYKEILEVSDDLYLLKDGWSRLIKSKKELIQHNYINDL
- the prfA gene encoding peptide chain release factor 1, coding for MLDKIKIVKQRFDEVSDLIIQPDIITNQKRYVQLNKEYKDLGKVVERGNEYETLLNNIAEAKEIISDGSDAEMVEMAKMEMDEANARIPVLEDEIKFLLIPKDPEDSKNAVVELRAGTGGDEASIFAGDLFRMYTKYCEGRGWKVSTVDYSEGTNGGFKEIQFEVTGDDVYGTLKFEAGVHRVQRVPQTETQGRVHTSAATCMVFPEAEEFDVEINPKEVRIDFFCSSGPGGQSVNTTYSAVRLTHIPTGLVAQCQDQKSQHKNKEKAFKVLRSRLYDLELAKKQAEDAAKRGTMVTSGDRSAKIRTYNYPQGRVTDHRIGLTLYDLANIVNGDVQKIIDELMLAENTSKLKELSDGF
- a CDS encoding MBL fold metallo-hydrolase; protein product: MKLLFTCIAFLSFSITNSQNTLPPSDIINTGYGSLKIQPIKHGSLVLSYNNKTIYVDPTGGKVAYTGLKSPDIILITDIHGDHFNLKTIEELSPKKAIIIAPNVVAEKLPEPYKSNTVVLKNDQAVHRLGFYINAIAMYNRPEAENAKKHTKGRGNGYVVSIRDFDLYISGDTAAIQEMRMLQNIDIAFVCMNLPYTMDINEAADGVLDFNPKIVYPYHYRGKGMISDTSKFKELVNSKNKNIEVRLRNWYQK
- a CDS encoding glycoside hydrolase family 31 protein — protein: MIVNTELEQKGNLFPSNITNYKKDVDTLHFTTKNGVVLQLTVVRDSVLRFRYSTTGKFENDFSYGITKYASRGYNHLEVSEDETHYIITTSKLICKVEKDSLQVSIYDAKDLKLINQDEIGFHWEESYEYGGDIVKMSKICQKSESFYGLGDKPVDVNLKGKRFQNWVTDSYAFGKDTDPIYKAIPFYTSIHNNKAYGIFFDNTFKTFFDFAQERRNITSFWAQGGEMNYYFIYGPEMGDVVANYTDLTGKPHAMPPLWALGFHQCKWSYYPESNVKEITKTFRDLKIPCDAIYLDIDYMDGFRCFTWDKNYFPDPKRMVKELEDDGFKTVVIIDPGIKIDLEYDVFKEALDKDYFCKRADGPYMKGKVWPGECYFPDYTKPEVREWWSGLFKELIEDIGVKGVWNDMNEPAVMDVPNKSFPNDVRHDYDGNRCSHRKAHNVYGMQMARATYHGLKKYAYPKRPFVITRAAYSGTQRYTSTWMGDNVATWEHLAIANNQAQRMAMSGFSFAGSDIGGFAEQPQGELFARWIQLGIFHAFCRVHSSGDHGDQEPWVFGDEITDIVRKFVELRYQLLPYLYTAFWNHINNGTPILKSLVLFDQEDTATHYRSDEFVYGDKILVCPIQEPNAKGRRMYIPRGKWFNFWTDEVVEGRKEIWVDADLDSMPIFIKEGAVIPKYPVQQYVGEKKFDEITLDVYYKDGKERSQLYDDAHDGYDYKKGRYSLRTFKVTGKANEFILQQHKQGKFDAEYSKFKIVLHSLPFTITSVQIDNVAISLDNLKVNGHQTITIDKEFTELHLFGQ
- the glgB gene encoding 1,4-alpha-glucan branching protein GlgB; the protein is MPKVIAHSLFSEFDIHLFKAGKHYKLYEKFGSHITTVKGIEGTYFAVWAPSAKEVSVIGDFNFWNDSEHQLNVRWDSSGIWEGFIPHIGKGNVYKYKIKSSNNDIVTEKADPYARRCEHPPKTASIIWEDNYSWKDKKWMKSRKKNNALDAPYSVYEVHLGSWKQKIEENRFLSYTELATELVDYVADMNFTHVEFMPIMEFPYDPSWGYQLTGYFAPTSRFGYPDEFKFLVDKFHEKGIGVILDWVPSHFPSDAHGLGNFDGSSLYEHPDPRKGYHQDWKSLIFNYGRNEVKSFLISNALFWLDQYHADGLRVDAVASMLFLDYSREDGEWEPNQYGGRENLDAISFIKEMNVAVYENFPDVQTIAEESTSFPKVSSPVFSDGLGFGMKWMMGWMHDSLDYFAKEPIYRKHHQNELTFSLNYAFTENFMLPLSHDEVVYGKKSILDKMPGDEWQRFANLRLLYSFMFTHPGAKLLFQGSEFGQVAEWNFQQSLDWHLLEYDVHKGAQNLVKALNTFYKKEKAFHQKQFSYEGFEWIDHGDHENSVISYIRKGKTEKDSVIIICNLTPIPRENYRIGLPKSGTLKEVFNSDDASFNGTGNYTNKKLKSEAKKWNARENSIELNLPPLAMIALKY